In the Lemur catta isolate mLemCat1 chromosome 22, mLemCat1.pri, whole genome shotgun sequence genome, cagattTATCTCTAAAACCTGGAAACTGCTCTCTTCCCATGTAACTTCCATATTTGGCATAGAATCAAAGCAGTAAAAGGGAAAGAGCTTCTACAGTTTGTGCTATCACCACTCTGCGAGTACGCTTCAAAGAATGTTAGTTTTAAAAAGGATGGTGACCCTGAATTTTAACCTCGTGGAAACCAGAGACAGCAGAGATTTGCCAAAGGTTGCACAGCTCAGTGATGGTGGAGCTCCACCCAACCCAGAGTTTTGACTTTGATTCAAGGCTGTTTCCATGCTACTGCTTTTGTCAGTCTTTGTAGGTATTAAGGGGATATAAACTAGGTTCAGATTGGTGAAGACAGTTGcaaaagaaacagaagcaaaagaaaaattaaactttcagGACATACACAAGATAGGCGAATTATTCAGGAGGAGAAGCTATAATACGGATGTAGCACCAACTGCTTTCCTATGTGCAAGAGAAGATTATCTCATTTGATGAATATTCTATTGTGCATCACTCCTGCCAGGACGTGGCGTATAGGTATCAATTGATAAAATCGACTCTGAAATGTTTTTTAGGGCTCagtttagagaaaaacaaattatgcCTCAGGAGTCAGCATTCATTCGGATTGTAAGTATTTGACATGTTTTCTGTGACCATCAAAACAATAGGCAGCTTTAAATCCCCAGAAATTGATAAGGATGCAGGAAACTGTGGAAGCAAGAGCCAATTTCCTTGCAGAAGTGGATAGAGGTCCTTGCCCGTACAGGTCAACTGCGTATTTGTAGCTTTCATTAGCATTTCTAAGTCATAGCTGAACGACACCCCGCGGCTGGGATGGGAGGGCCCACATTTGAGCTTTATTTCTACCTGGTGATTTATAACTAAATCCAGCAATGAGGCTTTTAAGAGAAATATTGTTTATCTCAGTCCCTATAGAAAATAACACCATTAAGTTTAATCAAAGCTAGCTAAAACCTCCCAGTCTGATGAAATCTctggagagagggggaaagaTATCTTCGAGAGACTGTCATGAAGCAGACATTTCTTGAATTAAAATGTCACAAGGAAAGGATTTATTTCTATGTAACTTATTTAATCCAAAACATAAAAGTCCACTTAAAAGTTATTTGAAAGCTTGGGGAGTAGATTAGTTGGTTCCTTAACTTGTTATTGGGGTCTCAGCTCTCAGCTTTTCCTTGGAACGACGGCCCTAACTGCCATGGTTGTGCTGGCTGCGTCCCACAGCGGAGACAAAGAACACCTGGCAGGTGCTGCTGTATTGCCTTGTGACTCATAGACCGTGTGAGAATTtaaatatggttttcttttccaaaatacttgggtcagaattttttttttcaaaattaaatcctGTATAAAATACAAAGATGGTGGGTCTAGGAACTAATCCCTTTGCCTGTTAAGAAGTGGAAAAGAGTCTTTGAGGGTCCTGGGAGGAACACGGACCTTGAGAATGAAGGATCTGGTTTTGAGTCCTGCCTTTTCCATAACTAGATATCTCTCCTTCTGTAAGTCACCTGGCATTTCTGAAGGCTGTCATCTGAGAAATGGGGTAATAGTCCAAGTCATCGTCATTCTAAGGATGGAAGCAACTCAAGTTGTTGCAATGcatacaaaagttatttttactttttgttagtAAGATCCTTCGAGTtagactctatttttttttctggaccaGAAATAACTCTAAGCTCACAATGAAATGTGTTAATTTAATAGCTGGGACTGTGTAAGCTCAAAATAGTGATATATGCCTATTCAGCTTAGAGAAGCACATCTGCTCTATAGTGTTTTTCCTTGGggctttaaaaattatgctttcaaCATCAAGTTTAGCAGATATAGGTTGAAAATAACCTATCACAATAAACAGAACTGAATAAAATTAGTTTGATTTCCTCAATTAATACAACCCATGTCACTGAAAGATGTTTCTGTCACTTAagcaaatcttttatttattggTTGTTTCCATTTGTAGCACACGAATGTCCAATGCATTCATCCAGAATCTTTTAAGTCGTGATTGGCCAGTGTTTACTGCAAGTATCGGCTTCATTTTGACTGGTAGATCACTCCCTCTCCTCTGGGAATTTGTTCCTAAAGACTTTATTTTCCCCCTAAGGGATGGTCTCCTGTGCTGTCAGACTTTGCCATAACCTATGCAGACTCTGATCTCAGTAAATTAGGGATTTTCATGTGTCCCAGCTCAGAAATGAAGGCTGGCAAAGGCAGCGCTCCTGGTCTCAAGGAACTCTTGCGGGTTTTAAGCTCTAGCATGAACACGAGACTCTAATCGTCAGGTACTGGCAAGCGTGCTCAGCAGTGGACTAACGCGGCCGCTGGTCTGTGGTTGTCTCCTCTCACAGCGACGCCCCTGAGCCCCCTGAAGCCCCCGCGGGTGGACACTGCTCCGGTGGCCGCGTCTCCCTACCAGAGAAGAGACTCGGACAGGCACTGCGGGCTCTGCGCGGCCTGGTTTAACAACCCGCTCATGGCCCAGCAGCACTACGACGGCAAGAAGCACAAAAAGAACGCGGCGAGAGTGGCTCTGCTGGAACAGCTGGGGACCACCCTGGACATGGGGGAACTGAGAGGTAAGGACGGCTCCTCTGATCTCCGCCACAAAGCGAGGACTGTGTTTTCGCCAGTTGGGATGATTCTTGTTATCGCTTTGATTATGAAGGAAAAAGTGAGGCTCACCCCCAAaacatgggaaaaaataaagagcagaaaaCTAGGTTTAACTTCATTTTTGTAATCTCCTTTGTTTCCAAGTGTTTTGTTTCCATAATTTTATTGGTCGTTTCTCAGGTCAAAACCACCTGTCCATGAGCCagactttttccttctgttttaccTTGAGACAGCTTCTCTAGTGACAGCTTCCGCAGAGGGGCTGCGTGGGGCGAGATGCTAAAGAGGCCAAATGGCGCCATCGTATTTAAACTGTTGTGTTTTTGGGGGTTCAGCCGAAGTAAAGCAACATACCGGTTCTATTTGATGGGTTAAAGCAAGCCCTTGCCCCTCTAAGAGACACATCCGGGAAACCAAGGTAAGATGGGGCTGAGTGACACTCTGCAGGCGGCACCCGGCTGCCCCGTGCTCCCCCCGACAGGTTTCTCTCGACTGCGGAAACCGGGCGTCCTCTGAAGTTCACCTGAGGCTTCACGGAGACTCGGCAACCACAGGGTGGACTTTATTTTTCAGCCATAGACCAGTTTGTGAGCCTCAATTGAATATTCCATCATCAGCAGCCATCTAAGTGTTTTTTGATCACCTAAACATTTTTGATCAGTGTGACATTGGCAGTATAGAAGTAGAACAAAATCACACACTATATTTTTCTGACCTCAATAAATCAGGGATTTTCATTTGTGTTCCAActcaaaaattcattttctcagaaaaagaatTCTACACGAGGTGTTATTGATACCTCAGGTTTGGTATGGGTTAGATAAGCTTTTATGGGCTGGCCAGGGAACCAGCATTCATAACATCTGTAAGCCAGAGATGACAAAATTTACAAATCAATTTTGAAAGTGCAGCCTGGGTTGAAACTGGGTTCTGCATGCAAAGCCTACGATTATTATGACCCTCACCGGGCTGTGAACCTCTAAGGGGGAAAATTATAACAGGAAATGACCTGATATGATTCTAGACAAAATAAGCAGGACAAAAGATCATGTAACGTGAgctgagaggagggagcaggCCCCTTCTCAATACGCTGTTGGAGAGGGCTTCACGGAGGAAAGGCGCCTGAGGTGGCATCGGAGTGTGGGCAGCATCCTAGCAGGTGACAAGGCGCCCACGGGAGCAGAGTCATGAGCGTAAAGAGATGGAAACACTGTGTTGTCATGGGAGGATTTTATACTACAGACTTCAATAATCCTAAGTAGATCCAAGATTGGGGGTCCACGGCTACAGACTGCATCTATAGAGCCTGATTagggatggattttttttccaagatgtGTGATTAAAAGCAACAAGTAAGAGCAAACACCAAAATCAcgttatttttgtgtgtgtttcctagCTATAGAAAAACAACGTGGGGCTTAATATTCCAGCATGTCGGATAATCTCATTGCAGACGCTTCTGAGTTGTTGGTATTGCTGCTTTTTTTTGAGGGATTTCTTATGTTCTCAGTCTATGTCTTATTAAAAAATACGAGAAGAGTCTCTGCGTAGTGCAGGCCTCCCCTCAGCTGCTCTGTTCCTGGCAGATAACAAGGGGCTCAGCGACTCCTGCACGGCAGGGCACTGATGGAGGAAAACAGGGTTTTATTTATGTTTGGTGCCAGGTATTTTGACTTGAGGAAAAATTATTCCTGGAGCACATTCTTCTTGTCTATTTTGAATTATCAGTGCTGCATCTTTTATGTACAGCTACATCTTAATGACTTGGGCGTCAGAA is a window encoding:
- the ZMAT4 gene encoding zinc finger matrin-type protein 4 isoform X4 — encoded protein: MKSSDIDQDLFTDSYCKVCSAQLISESQRVAHYESRKHASKVRLYYMLHPRDGGCPAKRLRSENGSDADMVDKNKCCTLCNMSFTSAVVADSHYQGKIHAKRLKLLLGEKTPLKTTATPLSPLKPPRVDTAPVAASPYQRRDSDRHCGLCAAWFNNPLMAQQHYDGKKHKKNAARVALLEQLGTTLDMGELRGKDGSSDLRHKARTVFSPVGMILVIALIMKEKVRLTPKTWEKIKSRKLGLTSFL